The following DNA comes from Cellulophaga sp. HaHa_2_95.
ATCTAGATGAACACCGTTTGTGCTTAAATAAATAGATTTTTCTTCACCACTGGTAGCTGATTTTCTGTTTATGGTGATAGAAGCTAATAGTAAAGAAACAAGGAGGTAGCTTATAGGAATAAGTAGAAAATACAAGAACCACTTCAATGCTTTTTTTATAATTTTCATAGAATAGAATACCTTCTTACTTCTTTAAAATAGACCTAGTTTTAGCACATTCCAAACGCACCAAAACCATATTTACTACTGATTAGGTCTAAAATAAGCTATATTTTTTTAATTTATGATAATGCGCCTTTATACTTCTAAATAGTTGATTAAAGCTTTTATAAATGCATCAAATTTTTCAATATGCGGTAAGTGACCTACATTTTCTAATTCCACTAATGTGGAATTTGGAATGGCTTTTTGAGTTTGTTTCCCCAATTCACTGTACAAGCCCATAGTTTTTCTTACTTCATCGGTTACCAAAGGTTTTCCTAATGCAGTTCTATCTCTTGTGCCTATGATCAAAAGAGTGGGAACCGTAATATTTTTAAATTCATATACTACGGGTTGTGTAAAAATCATATCATAAGTAAGAGCTGCATTCCATGAAATTGTTTTATAATCAGAATTCAACGTCCACCCTGCTAACAAGTTTACCCATTGGTCATATGCGGGTTTCCAATGATTGTCATAGTAATTCACCAGTTGGTATTTTTTAATTCCTTCGTAATTCTTTTTCAGTTCATTGGTGTACCACCATTCTACGGGTTTATAAGGAACTTTTAGTTTCCAATCTTCTAATCCTATAGGATTTTCTAAAATTAATTTTTCCGTAATTTCAGGATACATTAATGCGAAGCGTGTCGCTAACATACCTCCCATAGAATGCCCTAAAATAACCGTTTTTTTTATGTGTAACGTATCCAATAATGCTTTTGTGTTTTGGGCAAGTTGCTGAAAAGTGTAATGCAGATGATCTGGTTTAGAAGATTTTCCAAAACCTATTTGATCAGGAACAATTACCCGGTAGCCTTTTTTTGTGAGTGCCGCTATCGTGGTTTTCCAATACGCACCATTAAAGTTTTTACCGTGTAATAGTACCATGTTTTTTCCCGTATAATTATTTGGCATTACATCCATATACGCCATTTTTAATTCCTGATTTTGCACGTTTAGATGCAGTGTTTCAACAGGAAAAGGGTATTCATAATTAGCTAGTTCGATATCTAACCATGGTAATTTATCGGTTTGCGCATTACTTAGTTGTGTTGTAAGGATTACGAGAAGAAACCCGAGTAAATTCTTTTTCATATTGTTAATTTCATATGGCTACTAATTCTTGTTTTAATCTATTGTTGATTTCAGATGGGGTTCAACTATTTTAGTTTCTCTTTTCTGAAAGCCATTATTATAGCCAGTTAAGAGGGGTGCAAGATGTGGGTATCGTAAAGGTAAGAATAGGATTAAATTATGTACTTAATTTTGTGTTAAGATAAATAGTCGGCCAAAGGCTAGCACATTTTTGCTAGACATTTAAAGAAATTTATAAGCGTTTGTTTTCAAAAGATTAAACTCTTTTCACTGGTTGTTGCGGTGGGGTAGATTTTAATTTTTAAAAACATAGTTAGAAATATCAAACCTTAGACTAAGTTGAATAAAATGTAGAAAATTTGTTACTGTCAGCATCGTATTTGAGATAATTATTTTCATTTTCACAACTTAAATTTGATATGTTCATGATAAAATAGAATAATATAGATTATAATAAGATTATATTTTCATCGTTTTAAGTCTATTAATTATAAAAACTTAACAATGAGAAAATTTTTAGCATTACCATTATTAGTAGCATTTGTAGGATTTACATCTTGTTCAGATTCAGAGGATAACGATGAGCCTGTAGTGGAAGAAAATAACGAGATTTTATCTTATGAGGGAATTGAATTAAAATTAGATGATTCTGATACTGAAGATTATGGAATTGCATTTTCTACAGCAACTGGCGAAACGTATTCTTATGCTGAAATCAGCGCAGATAATATTGCGGATATTGATATAGTTTCTGCTACCAATCAAGCATTTATTGCTTTTAATAGCCCAGATGCAGATGATGTACTTAGTGAAATTGAAGGGGCAAAGTCTACTAAAATACAAGTGAGCAATGTAGCTATGACTGTAGCCGAATTTGATGCTTTGGAAGATGACACCTTACTTAAAGATTTGACAGTTTCGGATGATAATGAAGCACAATCTATTACGTATAGAGAAGTGGTTCTTTTTGAAACTGCCGAAGGTAAGATTGGTGCATTTAAAATAAATATGCTTAATGCTCAAAGAATTTCAATTGACGTAAAAGTTATGAAATAGATATCGTATTAAATGGAATAAAAAAAGGCTATCTATATCAGATAGCCTTTTTAGTATTTGAAACTATCATTTTAAAAATGAGCGTTTGTAGTATTGATTTTTGATGGACTGGTGAAGTTTTTAGTGCTATGAGATATAATAATACTGTCTAATTTTTGAAAGTTTATAGCAACTAAAAACATAAAGTGAGAAGATTACTGTGATACTTACAATAGCGGTTGTATTTAATATATTTGAGTCAGCGAAAACATAGCCAAAGAATAAAGCCAATAGTACTGCATTGGCATAGCCTACAGGTTCCAGGTATTCAATTGTTTTTTTTGAGTAAAATCCATCCTTAACTACTTGTTTTAACATAATTAGGTACGCAAAATAGGTGATACCGGTTAGAAATAACAAAACGATAATTGCTTTAATTGAAAGTTTCTCCCAACGATCAAAAAGTCTTTCTCCCGCAGCAACTACGGCTATAAGAAAGGAAGCGGCAGTGATTAGCCTTGTGCTAAAATAAAACAACAACCAATTTTTAGGCTTATAATTAAAACTTGAATAGTTATAATAACTTAGAGAGCCATCCAGTAAATTAGAATAAAATGTAATAAATAAATCATTGGTCAATTGTATCTCATATAAGCCTTCTTTATATTCTTTTTGTATTGAGTTTTTGTTAGAATCATTGTAGGCTGTCGTCCATTTTATTAAAGAATTATCATCAATATGTAATAGAGAATGGAGCGCATTTTTTTCAATTTCTTCGAACCCTGAATCTACTTTGAAATAAAACTGAAAATTGATATTTAGAAATGAATAAGATTCATCAAAGTCAAGACAAATAACCAAGTAGTCGTTTTCCAAGAAAACATTTAATTCCTCTGATTTATTTAATTCTGTAGCCAGATGTTGATTAATTGAAAAATTATATTTTTCAATTACTTCTTTAAAGTGTATTTCAACAACA
Coding sequences within:
- a CDS encoding alpha/beta fold hydrolase, with amino-acid sequence MKKNLLGFLLVILTTQLSNAQTDKLPWLDIELANYEYPFPVETLHLNVQNQELKMAYMDVMPNNYTGKNMVLLHGKNFNGAYWKTTIAALTKKGYRVIVPDQIGFGKSSKPDHLHYTFQQLAQNTKALLDTLHIKKTVILGHSMGGMLATRFALMYPEITEKLILENPIGLEDWKLKVPYKPVEWWYTNELKKNYEGIKKYQLVNYYDNHWKPAYDQWVNLLAGWTLNSDYKTISWNAALTYDMIFTQPVVYEFKNITVPTLLIIGTRDRTALGKPLVTDEVRKTMGLYSELGKQTQKAIPNSTLVELENVGHLPHIEKFDAFIKALINYLEV